CGGCGGCCATCAGGATCGCGCTGCCCACCTCCAGCTGGCTGTGCGCCACGTGGTCCAGGGATTCGGGCGGCATCTCGCCGCAGCCATCGGTGTTCTCCATGGGCGGCATGTCGCGGTACCGCATTTCAGAGGTGACCTTGCCGCCCAGCACGTGCGCGTAGAAGGCCATTGCCTCGTGGGTTTTGCCGTTGAAGCCAAGGAACGGAATCAGTTTCATGGGTGTGCTCCAGGGACGTGGGGGGTTAGTCGGCGGTGCCGATCTGC
This is a stretch of genomic DNA from Stenotrophomonas rhizophila. It encodes these proteins:
- a CDS encoding VOC family protein is translated as MKLIPFLGFNGKTHEAMAFYAHVLGGKVTSEMRYRDMPPMENTDGCGEMPPESLDHVAHSQLEVGSAILMAADGPSSGGENSTTINIDVDTVEEAERVFKALADGGEVKMPIGETFWAHRWGFLIDRYGKPWMVNCMKQP